In one Veillonellales bacterium genomic region, the following are encoded:
- a CDS encoding J domain-containing protein, whose product MTDYYQVLGIDRSATEQEIKSAYRKLAMQHHPDRGGDAGEFQKVSEAYATLSDAQRRAEYDNPQPQSQHNFGGFPPGFEEMFGHASPFGDIFGFRRRTPTNHSLQLSATITLEEAFYGKDVYATINLPSGREQTINIKIPPGVHDGTVLKLSEMGDDSIPNIPRGDLLLNIQIQNHPVFYRSGDDLIQEVEISCFDAVLGKKISLKSIDNRQLQAEIPEGTQNGTILNIAGYGMPNFNNNSIRGRMLLKIKVKIPILTEQQKEQLRNMEL is encoded by the coding sequence ATGACAGATTATTACCAAGTTTTAGGCATAGATAGATCAGCAACTGAACAAGAAATTAAATCAGCGTATCGCAAGCTAGCGATGCAGCATCACCCAGATCGCGGTGGCGATGCTGGAGAGTTCCAAAAAGTCAGTGAAGCATATGCAACGTTAAGCGATGCTCAACGGCGAGCGGAATATGATAATCCGCAGCCGCAGTCTCAACACAATTTTGGTGGATTTCCACCGGGGTTTGAAGAGATGTTTGGTCACGCATCTCCTTTTGGAGACATTTTTGGATTCAGAAGGCGGACGCCTACAAATCATTCACTACAGCTTTCAGCAACTATTACACTGGAAGAGGCTTTCTATGGCAAGGATGTCTATGCCACTATAAACCTTCCCAGTGGGCGAGAACAGACTATCAATATTAAAATTCCACCAGGTGTACATGATGGAACTGTGTTGAAGTTGAGTGAAATGGGTGATGATTCTATTCCTAACATTCCACGGGGCGATCTTTTATTAAACATACAGATCCAAAACCACCCCGTGTTTTATAGATCTGGTGACGACTTAATTCAGGAAGTGGAAATTTCCTGTTTTGACGCTGTGTTAGGCAAGAAAATTTCATTGAAATCCATCGACAATCGTCAGTTGCAGGCCGAAATTCCCGAAGGAACACAGAACGGCACAATATTAAATATTGCTGGATATGGAATGCCGAACTTTAACAACAATTCTATCCGTGGCAGAATGCTGCTTAAAATAAAGGTTAAAATTCCAATTTTAACTGAACAACAAAAAGAACAATTAAGAAATATGGAGTTGTAA
- the def gene encoding peptide deformylase, which yields MNIIHYPNPILREQMPTFDFSNPSVDPLQLEKYMLQCLYKSGGIGLSANQVGIRANVFVMGHYEDPENGMAFFNPEVIEADTDTTDMEEGCLSFPGIFVKIKRPSKIKARWQNAQGEIMEGTFEDYECNCFLHELDHLCGITMRDRVSALKWDMATKKSKRKKY from the coding sequence ATGAATATTATCCATTATCCCAATCCGATTCTCCGTGAACAAATGCCAACATTTGATTTCAGTAATCCATCAGTGGACCCTTTACAATTAGAAAAATATATGTTACAATGCCTTTATAAAAGTGGAGGTATTGGACTTTCTGCCAATCAGGTGGGCATTAGAGCTAATGTGTTTGTAATGGGGCATTACGAAGACCCAGAAAACGGGATGGCATTTTTTAATCCCGAGGTCATTGAGGCCGACACTGATACAACTGATATGGAAGAAGGATGCTTGAGCTTCCCTGGAATATTTGTTAAAATAAAAAGGCCATCAAAAATCAAAGCCCGCTGGCAAAATGCGCAGGGCGAAATTATGGAGGGAACATTTGAAGATTACGAATGCAACTGTTTTTTACATGAGTTAGATCACTTATGCGGTATTACCATGCGTGATCGAGTTAGTGCCCTTAAATGGGATATGGCTACTAAAAAATCGAAAAGGAAAAAATATTAA